The Borrelia sp. HM sequence ATAATTTTTATAAACTCAAAAAACAAAAAAGCCCTAATTGGCTCTGGGATATCTTTAAGTTTAGTCATGATTCCTTTAATTATTGTTTATTACATGTCAAGCAATATCATGAATTCTACAATAGACAAATACATTGAAAATGAAGGATTTTCCGTACAAATCGAATATAATGAACCTCAAAAAGATGAACAACTGCGAACTAAATTAGAAGAATTCAAAAAAGAATACAAACAAGATGAATTAAAATATTTTTTTGAAAGAAGAACTTATGGAATAATAGGAAATAAAAAAAAACAAGGTGTACTAATAAGAGCAATAGAAAATAAATTTATTGATGAGAATAAGAACATAAAATTCATAGATGGCAAAAAAAGATTTCAAAAAAATGAAATCCTAATATCAAAACAAATAAAAGATAAACTTAATTTACATATTAATCAATCTATTTACCTTGTAGTGGCAAATACTAAACATCAAAAGATATTTCCAAATGCAAAGCTATTTAACATAGCTGGAATTATCGAAACAGGAATAAGAGAAATTGACAAAAATTTAGTTTTCATTTTACTAAAAGATTCAAACATAATGTCAAAAGAATTTTCTAAAAGCATAATTGGGATTTCTACTAGAAATAATACTAAAGAAAAAACTGATAATCTAAAAAAAGATATTGAAAAAGAATTCAAAGAATACAAAATAAAAACATTTTATGAGCTTTATTTAAATAAATATGTAAACTTAGATATCAGCAAAAAACTTTTAATATTTATTATGGCACTTATTGTAATATTCGCAAGTATTAATATATCTTCATCTCTTTGCATGTTAATACTTGAAAATAAAAAGAAAATTGCAATATTTAAGTCAATTGGAATGAGCAATTTAAGTCTAAAACTAATATTCATATTCATAGCATTTGTTTTAAGTTCAACATTTTGTATGATAGGCATAATGATTGGTAATTACATAACTATTAATATAGAACATTTCATCAACACAATAGATATTATTATCAATACAATTTTAAAAATATTTGGAGCTGAGAATACAGAAATTTTAAACTATGATTATTATATATCTGAATTTAATATTAAAATAAGTTTAAAATTTAGCTTAATCATTCTATTATCTTACACATTAATTAGCATTACAACAACACTAATTCCTTTAAATATTATTTCAAAACTTAAAGAAAAAGAAATTTTAAAATAGATTAAACTTTTTTTTGTTTTTTATAACGATAATACTCAGACTATCTTGTAAAAACATTCAAAATCTTAATAAAAGATAACTCTTCTTGAATATTTGGATAAATCTCTTTTGGAAAAACAGTCTTTAATGCAAAACTCTGCCTAGAGTAAGGTTTAAGAAAAGAGTTGGAATCAGAAATCAACTTGCGTCGCAAAGTCCTAATAATTTGACTATCCTTTGTAAAATAAGCTAACTCAATTTCTAAATATTTAACAGTATCTTTTAAATTATTGTAAACTTCTATAAAAGAATTAGCTTCATAAATTCCAAAATCTTCATTAAAATAATTTCCAAGATATTTAAATTTCAAAACTGAAGAACTTGTTTCTAAATCAACATTATAAATGTTATTATCTTCATCAAAAAATTCAATTGAAGTTATATTAAGAACCATCTTTTTAGGATGTCCCTTAATATCTTTAGCAATATTGTATGTAAAATCAATTGGTACATAAACACCTTTACGCCACTGATTATGAAAATCACTTATCTTTTCAAACACCTTATTTAAAATAGGTTTTCCTAAATCATCATAAACAGTAATACTATAAGAAATTTTTTTAATAGGTTTTTTAAATGAAATAACTCCTGCCTTTAGT is a genomic window containing:
- a CDS encoding FtsX-like permease family protein, producing MSHSNIKALIKIAYIIFINSKNKKALIGSGISLSLVMIPLIIVYYMSSNIMNSTIDKYIENEGFSVQIEYNEPQKDEQLRTKLEEFKKEYKQDELKYFFERRTYGIIGNKKKQGVLIRAIENKFIDENKNIKFIDGKKRFQKNEILISKQIKDKLNLHINQSIYLVVANTKHQKIFPNAKLFNIAGIIETGIREIDKNLVFILLKDSNIMSKEFSKSIIGISTRNNTKEKTDNLKKDIEKEFKEYKIKTFYELYLNKYVNLDISKKLLIFIMALIVIFASINISSSLCMLILENKKKIAIFKSIGMSNLSLKLIFIFIAFVLSSTFCMIGIMIGNYITINIEHFINTIDIIINTILKIFGAENTEILNYDYYISEFNIKISLKFSLIILLSYTLISITTTLIPLNIISKLKEKEILK